The nucleotide window CCACGATGGGCGCGATCGCCTTGCAGGGTCCGCACCACGCGGCCCAGAAATCCACCAGCACCGGCTGGCTCGCCTTGAGCACGTCGCGGTCGAAATTCTCGTCGGTTACTTCAAACATCCCAGCTCCAGCCATCTCTCCTCCCAGATATGAGTGCCGCTGCCGCGCAGGCAACTCATCATCCTAACAGAAGATTGGATGCGGGGAAGCCGGAGACGATTCAGGCCCTCCCACGACCGTAGACCCACGACCCACAAATTAAAAGCGCCCTGAGACGGTTAAGTCTCAGGACGCCACGGCAGCCCTCCCCCGGAACTGCCTAACTTCACGCACGACTCTATGTCGGCAGCCCGGGCCGGTAAAGATATCTTCGGTAACCGCGAAGTAACCGCACGGTAACCACGGGTTCACACCCCGCCCTACTGGCGGAAATTGCTGATCAGCACCACGTCGCGGGTCTGGGGCCCACGGCCGAGCACCATCTTCTTCCCGTCCCAGGACCAGGCGAAGCTGTAGATGCGTCCCTCTTTGAAATCCGTGATCGGCTTCAGCTTGTCCAGCCCGGCGCCCACAGGCAACCGAAAGATGTTCGAGACTCCATTGCGCGTGAGCACCATGTCGAACGCCTTGCCGTCCGGCGCCCAGCGCGCGGCGCCCATGCTCTGCGGAAGTTCCCCTTTGGCGATCAGCCTGTTGCCCTCCATGGACCGCACAACTCCCATGGTCTTGGGGATGCCTTCACCCTCCAGCATAGGATATGCGATTGCCTTACCATCCGGCGAGATGGGGGCGCCTCCCGTCGCGGTTTCGTTGTCGAAGCTGATCTGGGTCGGCTCGCCTCCCATTACCGGCATCCGGAAATGTTTGAACTTGCCCGTATCGATCGACCCGTAAGTCGTCCACGTGCCGTCGGGCGAGCAACTGATGGACTGGTCTAAGCGGTCGTGCGTGAGTTGGGTGGGATTGGCGCCATCCGCATCCATGCGCCAAACCGACACGCCGGCCGACGTCGCACGCTGGTACAGGATGTGCTTGCCGTCGCCGCACCCCTCGGCGTTGCCCGTGATGTGGTCGGGGGGCGACACGCGGCGCGGGTTACTGCCGTTTTCCTCCGCCACCCAGATCTCGCCGGCACGATTCGTGTACACGATCTTGCCCAGCAGCCACGAGACGTTAAACCCGTCCGACCGGCCGGAGGTGATCTGGGTGATGTGCTTCAAGTCCTTTGCCGCTCCCAGCCACACGTTGGGCATGCGCTCGTTCTCGATGACGGCGAGTTGCTTGCCGTCAGCGGTAAGGCTCACGCAGCAGGTGTCGTAATCGTTGAGGTCATTGGTCAACCGCTGCGGCGTCCCTCCGGGATACGGCACATACCAGATCTGGCCCTGCGGTCCCTTGGACAGGTCGATCGCCCCGATCAGCAAGCCGGACCCATCCGGCAGCCAAGAGACGCGGCCGATGACGCCGTAGTGCGTGTAGATCTTCTTCATTGAACCGTCCGCGACCGAGACCGCAACGATCCCGCTCAGCCCGCCACCAGAGAACTCGAACACCGAGGCCGCGATCACCTTGCCGTCCGGCGACCACGCGGGGCCAGTCCCCGTGAAGGAACTGGGGTTGCGCCGGGTGGCCAGGGCGCGCTCCCCGCTCCCGTCGGCATTGGCGACGTACAGTGTGATCTCGCCCCGCTCCAAAAACCCGCGCTCGTAGGCGATCTGCTTCCCGTCGGGAGAGAACGAGACCGCTGTGTCCACGTCGAAGCGAATCTGCTGCGCATCGCCGCCCAGCACCGGTACCTTCATCAAGTAGCTATAGGCCTGCTGCTTCCGGTCGGAGCGCACGAAGTAGATATAGTTGCCGTCGGGCGAGAAGGTGGCGCCGCTATACAGCACTTCGGCCGGCGGAACGATCTGCACGTTGCTCCCAGTGGCCACCTGTCGCACCCACAGGCTCTGCTGCCCTCCTTCATCGGTGGCGTGCACGATGTAGCGGCCGTCGCCCGAGATCGCCACCTGCGTCGCCTTGCCGCTGTCGGTGATACGCGCCAGCCGCATGTTCTGGAAGCTCAGCGCGCCGGTTGTCGCGGTCGCCGCGGGTGCTTCCGTCGTTTTCCGCGCCGTGACCAGCTTGTACAAACCGTATGTGATCACCGCCGCGACAATGAGGAAGATGCCCGTGCCGACGGTCAGCGCCGAGCCGCTGCGCCTCAGTTCCGCCGCAATGATCTTGGCGCTGGAGTCGCGCCGCACCGCGCCGCTCACCACGGCAGAACGGCCGGAGTCGGTGTCCCGCTTCAGCCGCTTCAGGTCGGCGCGCATCTCCGCCGCCGACTGGTAGCGCACGTCGCGGTCCTTCTCCAGCGCCTTGCGGATGATGCTCTCCAGCTCCGGCGGAAGCTCCGGATTCAGCCGCAGCGGCGGCACCGGATCGCGGTTCAGGATCTGGTCGAAGATGACCGCGGTGGTCGTGCCCTTGAAAGGAAGCACGCCCGTCGCCATCTCGTAGAGCACCGAGCCGAAGGAGAACAGGTCGGTCCGGGCATCGAGCGTCTCGCCGCGCGCCTGCTCCGGACTCATGTAAGCGATCGTGCCCACGGCCGAGCCGGGACTGGTCAGGTGTTCGCTGGCGATCGTGGGGACGCCGCTGGGCGCGGCCGTCGCCCCCACCACGTCGGCCACCGCCTTGGGCGTCAGCTTGGCCAGACCGAAGTCCAGCACCTTCGCCCGATTGTGCGCCGTGATGAAGATGTTTCCCGGCTTGATGTCGCGGTGCACGATGCCCTTGGCGTGGGCCGCGTCCAGCGCTTCGGCGATCTGGATGGCCAGCTCGAGCAGCAGATCCAGCGCCAGCGGGCGCCCGGCGACCAGCCGGTCCAGCGACTCGCCCTCCAGCAGCTCCATCGCCATGAAGTGGCGGTGCTCGTACTCGTCGATCTCGTAGATCGTGCAGATGTTGGGATGGTTGAGCGCCGAGGCGGCGCGGGCTTCGCGCTGGAAGCGCTCCAGCGCGGCGCCATCCCGCTCCATATCTTCGGAGAGGAACTTCAGGGCCACACGCCGGCCGAGCTTGACGTCCTCAGCCTCGTAGACCACTCCCATTCCTCCGCCGCCGAGGCGATTGAGGATGTGGTAGTGCGAGATGGTCTGCCCGATCAAGGATCAGTCCGCAGGCAAATCTTAGCAGGAAGAGTCAGCAAGAGGTGGGAGGCAGCACAATGGCCGCTGCGGCCTGCTTTCTGCTTCATGCCAACTATTTCTTCAGCTTCGCCGCCAGAAATTCCACCGTCTTCTTCCACGCGTCCGCGGCGTCGTCGGCGCGGTAGCCCTGCTTATTGTTGGGATTCTCGAAGGCGTGTCCCGCCTCCGGATAGATGACGATCTGCACGGTCTTGCCCAGCTCCTTGAGCGTGGCTTCGTACTTCCTGACGTCGTCCACGGGAATACCGCGGTCCTTGCCGCCGAAGATGCCGAGGATCGAGGCGTGAATCTTCGAGAGCGAATCCTTGTCGGTGGCGAGGTGGCCGTAGTTGATGACCGCCGCCACCAGCCTGGGATCGTTCAAAGCGAGGGTGTTCGACATGCCGCCGCCAAAACACCATCCGATGGAGCCGATCTTGTCGGGATTCACGTGCTTCAGGGAGCGCAGGAAGGTGGTTGCGGCCAGCAGGTCGCGGATGGCGCGGTCCTCGGGCAAGCCGCGCATCAGTTCATGAGCCAGGTCGGGATTGTCGGCCACCTTGCCGCGGTACAGGTCCACGGCCAGGGTGACGTATCCCTGGTCGGCGAGCTTCGAGGCCTCTTCCTTGACCCAGTCGTTCAGGCCCCACCACTCGTGGATGACCACCAGCGCGGGGAACGGTGCCTTGCCGCCGCTCGGCGTGTAGAGCATGCCCTGCACGGTGTCGTCGCCGCTCTTGTAGGAAACCTGTTTCCCCTCGGCCGCGATCAGGCTGGCTGTGAACAGCACCAGGAACGTCAGAACCAGAGTCGTACGCATTTGCACCCCCGGCGGAAGAGATTACCGGACGGGTGCGAGGGACGCAAAATCTCCTCACCACAAAGGACGCTGGCCATTCGCCCCGGAAGCGTGTTCCCTTCGATCGGGTGGAGCAGGCCTTAAGGCCTGCGTCAGAGAGGTCGAAAATATCCGGCTTCAGCCGCTGAGGGAAACTGCCTGGTGCCCACCCTTGTCGCGCCCGCTTTTGGCGCAACAGGGTGCGTGATCCTTCGTGAAACGCGGGTGCCCCACCCAACGCGGGTTTCGTTGGGTGGGTTCCTCCGCGGTATTGCGGTGAGTCTTTTCTCCCACCGCAACTCTCTGAAAACAAAGACGCGGGCAAGATCTGGATTTGTATAGCTCTCAGCTATGTCAAGAACTTTATTTTTCTGGTCTGCAAGATGCTGATTCCGCAGCACAAGTCGCCCCGCCTCACCACAGCCGCATCTGTTCACTCTGCTACGCTGGATGTTGAGCCGCTTTGCGGGCGTGAGCGTAGCGGGAGCCCGCAGGCGAAATCCTGAGCCCTTGGCGAAGGATCCTTTGTTCCCAGCGGGCCTCGCGCCCGCCCGCTGCCCCGCGCAGCCGCCGTTCTTTGAAAAATTAGGCGCCTTCGCCGACTCCTGACTCCCGACTCCTGACTCCTGGTCCCCTTGATATCAAGAGCTAACTCCTTTGTTTCAATTGATGAGGGGGAGGGGGTAGGCGGGGTGGAGCAGGCCTTTAGGCCTGCATCCCGGCTACAAAAAGCGGGACGGCTTCAGCCGCTGAGGTACCTCAGTGGCTAAAGCCACTGAATCTAGACTGCATCGACTGCAGGGCTGAAGCCCTGCTCCACCCCTTCTGTTTCAACCAATCAGATTGGGGCGCGGCTACTCATATCGCAACGCGGTCACCGGATCGAGCTTCGACGCACGAATTGCGGGCACCATGCCGCTGATCAGACCGACCAGCAGCAGCACGCCGCTGGAGATGAGCACGGTTTGCGCCGAAATGTGCAGCCGGATGTCGCCGGCGCCGGAGTCGTCCTTGAAAAGCGCGCCCAGCATGGGCAGCGTGCCCACAAGGGCGGAAATCAGGTACGACAGCAGGATGCCGACAATGCCGCCCAGCAGCATCAGCAGCAGCGCTTCGGCCAGGAACTGGGCGCGGATGTGCCAGCGGCGTGCGCCCAGGGCGCGGCGCAGGCCGATCTCGCGGATGCGCTCGTCCACCGAAACCAGCATGATGTTCATCACGCCCACACCGCCGATGCCCAGCGTCAGCGCGCCGATGAAGGTCAGCAACACCTCGAGGCCGATGGTGATGCCGTCGATGACCGGGCGGAACTCCTCGCGGCCGAACATCTGGATGGCGCGGCGGTCGGTGGGGGACCAGCCCTGGCGCGTGGCCACGGCAGCGCGCATCTGGTCCATGGCTTTCTTCTCGAACTGCGGCGCCACCGGCGTGAACACGATCACGCGGCCGTACTTGGCGTCCCACAGGTCCGCCGCCGCCGAATAGGGGATGAACGCCGACTTGTCGTCGGGGCCGAAGTAGTTCGACAGTTGCAACTTGCGGTCCATGACGCCCACCACGGTGAATCGTACGCCCATGATGTGGACTTCCTCGCCCACCGGCGGCTTGGTGCCGAA belongs to Terriglobia bacterium and includes:
- a CDS encoding protein kinase, which translates into the protein MIGQTISHYHILNRLGGGGMGVVYEAEDVKLGRRVALKFLSEDMERDGAALERFQREARAASALNHPNICTIYEIDEYEHRHFMAMELLEGESLDRLVAGRPLALDLLLELAIQIAEALDAAHAKGIVHRDIKPGNIFITAHNRAKVLDFGLAKLTPKAVADVVGATAAPSGVPTIASEHLTSPGSAVGTIAYMSPEQARGETLDARTDLFSFGSVLYEMATGVLPFKGTTTAVIFDQILNRDPVPPLRLNPELPPELESIIRKALEKDRDVRYQSAAEMRADLKRLKRDTDSGRSAVVSGAVRRDSSAKIIAAELRRSGSALTVGTGIFLIVAAVITYGLYKLVTARKTTEAPAATATTGALSFQNMRLARITDSGKATQVAISGDGRYIVHATDEGGQQSLWVRQVATGSNVQIVPPAEVLYSGATFSPDGNYIYFVRSDRKQQAYSYLMKVPVLGGDAQQIRFDVDTAVSFSPDGKQIAYERGFLERGEITLYVANADGSGERALATRRNPSSFTGTGPAWSPDGKVIAASVFEFSGGGLSGIVAVSVADGSMKKIYTHYGVIGRVSWLPDGSGLLIGAIDLSKGPQGQIWYVPYPGGTPQRLTNDLNDYDTCCVSLTADGKQLAVIENERMPNVWLGAAKDLKHITQITSGRSDGFNVSWLLGKIVYTNRAGEIWVAEENGSNPRRVSPPDHITGNAEGCGDGKHILYQRATSAGVSVWRMDADGANPTQLTHDRLDQSISCSPDGTWTTYGSIDTGKFKHFRMPVMGGEPTQISFDNETATGGAPISPDGKAIAYPMLEGEGIPKTMGVVRSMEGNRLIAKGELPQSMGAARWAPDGKAFDMVLTRNGVSNIFRLPVGAGLDKLKPITDFKEGRIYSFAWSWDGKKMVLGRGPQTRDVVLISNFRQ
- a CDS encoding dienelactone hydrolase family protein translates to MRTTLVLTFLVLFTASLIAAEGKQVSYKSGDDTVQGMLYTPSGGKAPFPALVVIHEWWGLNDWVKEEASKLADQGYVTLAVDLYRGKVADNPDLAHELMRGLPEDRAIRDLLAATTFLRSLKHVNPDKIGSIGWCFGGGMSNTLALNDPRLVAAVINYGHLATDKDSLSKIHASILGIFGGKDRGIPVDDVRKYEATLKELGKTVQIVIYPEAGHAFENPNNKQGYRADDAADAWKKTVEFLAAKLKK
- a CDS encoding ABC transporter permease; this encodes MMWRELLTQAWVALRRSPTRSLLTMLGIVWGIVAVTLLIAYGGGFRTVLVRSFEKFGKSVVIAWPGQTSEQPGGERAGRVVRFEQADVDFIKATSPLVKQACLETVKWTDISYGDRLANVPIRGVCPEYGEMRNELPSQGRWITSADGIERRRVVFLGGRLYRQLFGTKPPVGEEVHIMGVRFTVVGVMDRKLQLSNYFGPDDKSAFIPYSAAADLWDAKYGRVIVFTPVAPQFEKKAMDQMRAAVATRQGWSPTDRRAIQMFGREEFRPVIDGITIGLEVLLTFIGALTLGIGGVGVMNIMLVSVDERIREIGLRRALGARRWHIRAQFLAEALLLMLLGGIVGILLSYLISALVGTLPMLGALFKDDSGAGDIRLHISAQTVLISSGVLLLVGLISGMVPAIRASKLDPVTALRYE